A single region of the Brachypodium distachyon strain Bd21 chromosome 3, Brachypodium_distachyon_v3.0, whole genome shotgun sequence genome encodes:
- the LOC100846825 gene encoding uncharacterized protein LOC100846825: MAVASMQAGKPLRLKDLLALDCDSCSAAGFRCYPRRLCVAPPAAPAPMRPLFERSPSRLRRRPVLLLSHLSRRLRSGFTISWRRRYDEEEPGAEAPAPVATVSGNGCYNNTSSSDSETSSSSAERKCSESEDFSSASSTESPHAGVVATTGDKHEGMKRRSKGVGFGSEADDKEQLSPVAVMDFPFDDAVEEEGSDDAGSSGSWPCFSDSLAQLHQRRNIRLQYKIRRLGAIAELGAAADLDARFAASDDDTVNLGSVDPTQQRRCCSDDVATAAPAPPCCRSVNECKDQDELHSLLELLTGTVSVACGVDSVSERLLLDLFAETRKPPSTSNNDDEAAVRLAKSWLEGTGARWGLKEALCRREDLVAEMEGWSARVDGDEREGREVGVVVAGFLVDELVLELVRDLRLLV; encoded by the exons ATGGCTGTGGCCAGTATGCAGGCCGGTAAGCCGCTGAGGCTGAAGGATCTCCTCGCGCTGGACTGCGACTCGTGCAGCGCCGCGGGCTTCCGCTGCTACCCGCGCCGTCTCTGCGTcgccccgccggcggcgccggcgccaatGCGGCCTCTCTTCGAGCGATCGCCCTcccggctgcggcggcgccccgtgctgctgctgtcccACCTCTCGCGCCGGCTCAGGAGCGGCTTCACGATCAGCTGGAGGCGCCGctacgacgaggaggagcccgGAGCagaggcgccggcgcccgtAGCCACCGTGAGCGGCAACGGCTGCTACAACAACACCAGCAGCTCCGACTCGgagacgtcgtcgtcgtcggccgaGAGGAAATGTTCCGAGTCCGAAGACTTCTCCTCGGCCAGCTCGACGGAGAGCCCGCACGCCGGCGTGGTGGCAACCACCGGAGACAAGCACGAG GGGATGAAGAGGCGATCCAAGGGGGTCGGGTTCGGCTCGGAGGCGGACGACAAGGAGCAGCTCAGCCCGGTGGCCGTCATGGACTTCCCGTTCGACGACGccgtggaggaagaagggagcgacgacgccggcagcagcgggAGCTGGCCTTGTTTCAGCGACAGCCTCGCGCAGCTCCACCAGA GGCGAAACATACGGCTGCAGTACAAGATCCGACGGCTCGGGGCCATCGCCgagctcggcgccgccgcggatcTTGACGCGCGCTTCGCCGCATCGGACGACGACACTGTTAACCTCGGCAGCGTCGACCCGACACAACAGCGCCGGTGCTGCTCCGACGACGTGGCGACAGCCGCACCAGCACCACCATGTTGCCGTAGCGTCAACGAATGCAAAGACCAGGACGAGCTGCACAGCCTCCTCGAGCTACTAACGGGCACCGTCTCGGTTGCCTGCGGCGTGGACAGCGTCTCCGAGCGGCTCCTCCTCGACTTGTTCGCCGAGACAAGGAAGCCGCCTAGCACGTCGAACAACGACGACGAAGCTGCGGTGAGACTAGCCAAGAGCTGGCTGGAAGGCACGGGGGCCAGGTGGGGCCTGAAGGAGGCGCTGTGCCGCCGGGAGGACCTCGTGGCGGAGATGGAGGGGTGGTCGGCGCGCGTCGACGGCGATGAGAGAGAGGGACGCGAGGTGGGCGTGGTGGTCGCCGGCTTCCTGGTTGACGAGCTGGTGCTTGAGCTGGTCAGGGATCTGCGGCTGCTCGTGTAG